The Mucilaginibacter terrenus genome has a segment encoding these proteins:
- a CDS encoding ABC transporter permease produces the protein MIILKLIRESFLFAYDALIQNKLRTLLSLLGVTIGIFTIIAVFSAVDTLRNNLQKSVNKLGSNSIYIQKWPWVGEDNFPWWKYMQRPVPKLRDFEQLQRRSQTAKAISYEIGIDNRTVKYLSNTVDGAQIDAASQDHDKTWNFDFSDGRYFTDIESRTGAPVCIIGADIASNLFPDGTGVGKQIKIMGRKVTIIGVFTKEGKDMLGITNDSRILLPLNFAKNIIDIQNEKYNPEIDVRGKDGLSDLEVESEVRGLMRSIRSIRPGAEDNFSLNKSTILSNQLDELFGIVNIAGLIIGGFSILVGGFGIANIMFVSVKERTNIIGIQKSLGAKNYFILLQFLIESVVLCLLGGLIGLLLVYLGTFAVTAIADITVVLDIGNIIFGLSISVAIGIISGIVPAWFASRLDPVEAIRTN, from the coding sequence ATGATTATTTTAAAACTTATTCGCGAAAGTTTCCTGTTTGCTTATGATGCACTTATACAAAATAAGCTGCGTACGTTGCTCTCGCTGCTGGGTGTAACCATAGGTATTTTCACCATTATAGCGGTGTTTTCGGCTGTGGATACGCTGCGTAACAACCTGCAAAAGAGTGTTAACAAACTGGGCAGCAATAGCATTTACATACAAAAATGGCCATGGGTAGGCGAGGATAACTTTCCCTGGTGGAAATACATGCAGCGCCCGGTACCAAAACTGCGCGATTTTGAGCAGCTACAGCGGCGCAGCCAAACCGCTAAAGCAATATCTTACGAGATTGGTATTGATAACCGCACGGTTAAATACCTAAGCAACACGGTAGACGGTGCACAGATTGATGCCGCATCTCAGGATCATGATAAAACATGGAACTTTGATTTTTCTGATGGAAGGTATTTTACCGATATAGAATCGCGCACGGGGGCGCCGGTTTGCATTATAGGTGCAGATATTGCCAGTAACCTTTTCCCTGACGGAACCGGTGTAGGCAAGCAGATAAAGATTATGGGCCGCAAGGTGACCATTATAGGCGTGTTCACCAAAGAAGGCAAAGATATGCTTGGCATTACCAACGATAGCCGCATACTGCTTCCGCTTAACTTCGCAAAGAACATTATTGATATACAAAACGAAAAGTATAACCCCGAAATTGATGTAAGGGGTAAGGATGGACTAAGCGACCTTGAGGTTGAAAGCGAGGTACGCGGATTGATGCGGTCTATACGCAGCATACGCCCGGGGGCAGAGGATAATTTCTCGTTAAACAAATCAACCATACTATCTAACCAACTGGACGAGTTGTTTGGGATCGTGAATATTGCAGGTCTTATTATCGGCGGATTCTCCATCCTGGTAGGTGGTTTTGGCATAGCCAACATCATGTTCGTGTCGGTAAAGGAGCGTACCAACATTATTGGTATACAAAAATCCCTTGGCGCTAAAAATTACTTTATCCTGCTACAGTTCCTGATTGAGTCTGTTGTTCTTTGCCTGCTCGGTGGGCTTATAGGCCTGTTGCTGGTTTACCTGGGCACATTTGCTGTAACGGCTATTGCTGATATTACCGTAGTGCTGGACATTGGTAACATCATCTTTGGCCTGAGTATCTCGGTAGCAATTGGTATCATTTCCGGTATCGTTCCGGCATGGTTTGCGTCGCGGTTAGATCCTGTAGAGGCTATCCGTACCAATTAA